The Henckelia pumila isolate YLH828 chromosome 2, ASM3356847v2, whole genome shotgun sequence genome includes a window with the following:
- the LOC140881045 gene encoding uncharacterized protein, translating into MPLTRFVGDALGVATICLVALLFLLGLFCIVYSFYFQNRIRDQTLVRLSYFSGPWIIRITFIFFAVWWGIGEIIRLKLLRRNGRVLNALSLRWQENICKCYIVSNLGFAEPCLFLTLIFLLRASLQRSGTLSRQWNTKTAGYVLLYCFPIFILQLVVILIGPEYKHKDSKLPSYFIRTSSEINNSDVILCTYPLLSTIFLGLFATVLTAYLFCLGRRILLLVINKGLQKRVYTLIFSISSFFPLRVILLGLSVLSEPETLTYDAIAFLAFISLLCCACVGICMLVYLPVADSLSLRRRTNEYNDTISLIANQTPVGGSIVSSPARDSAASANRGSISFRTMEIEEPSGTGFVELTLFTSTPPGSPRRIGWPMIPTAQGRGH; encoded by the coding sequence ATGCCCCTGACGAGATTTGTTGGTGATGCACTAGGTGTGGCGACGATTTGTCTTGTTGCTCTATTGTTCCTTCTAGGTCTGTTTTGCATCGTGTATTCCTTTTACTTCCAGAATCGGATTCGTGATCAAACCCTTGTCCGGCTCAGTTATTTTAGTGGTCCTTGGATTATCAGAATCACATTCATCTTTTTTGCTGTCTGGTGGGGTATTGGTGAGATTATTAGGTTGAAACTGTTGAGGCGCAACGGGCGAGTCTTGAATGCCCTAAGTTTGAGATGGCAGGAAAATATTTGCAAATGTTACATCGTATCAAACCTGGGATTTGCAGAACCATGCCTGTTTCTCACCCTCATTTTCCTTCTTCGTGCATCTTTACAGAGATCTGGAACGTTAAGCAGGCAGTGGAACACAAAAACAGCTGGATATGTTCTCCTATATTGTTTCCCCATATTCATTCTTCAGCTTGTAGTCATTCTAATCGGACCCGAGTATAAGCACAAAGATTCCAAACTACCTTCTTATTTCATCAGAACTTCATCTGAAATAAACAACAGTGATGTTATTCTCTGCACTTACCCTCTGTTGAGTACCATATTTCTTGGTCTTTTTGCCACCGTACTAACTGCCTACTTGTTCTGCCTTGGTAGGCGAATTCTTCTTCTGGTCATCAATAAGGGTCTGCAAAAGAGAGTGTACACATTAATCTTTTCGATTTCTAGTTTTTTCCCATTAAGAGTCATTCTGCTCGGGTTATCCGTCCTATCTGAGCCAGAAACACTTACATATGATGCCATAGCCTTCTTAGCTTTTATTTCCCTTTTATGTTGTGCCTGCGTAGGCATATGCATGCTCGTATACCTTCCTGTTGCTGACTCTCTATCTTTAAGGAGGAGAACGAATGAGTATAACGATACTATATCTTTAATTGCTAATCAGACCCCTGTAGGTGGGAGCATAGTGAGTAGCCCTGCAAGAGACTCGGCTGCTTCAGCAAATCGTGGGTCAATTTCTTTTCGTACAATGGAGATAGAGGAGCCTTCAGGCACAGGATTTGTGGAGCTGACTCTCTTCACTTCGACTCCTCCTGGTTCGCCTAGACGGATTGGCTGGCCAATGATCCCAACAGCTCAAGGACGGGGACACTAA